In one Pseudarthrobacter sp. NBSH8 genomic region, the following are encoded:
- a CDS encoding YaaA family protein, with protein MLILLPPSEGKTPAVRGSAVDWPSLSFPELNTYRAKVLEALGTVSAHEDALALLGVGASLQDDVERNTRLHAEPAAPAHQIYSGVLYDALGYKTLTPAQRRKADVSVLVISALWGAIRFADSVPAYRLSMGTALPDVGRLASFWKPQISAALAESASGHLLVDCRSSTYAAAWTPPPAQTVAVNVFTEVNGVRKVVSHFAKHTRGELARHLLARRGNAPLTPGQLLKATREKWDAELVDGSVRKPHALNIILPNPVAQTVALSVHNGS; from the coding sequence GTGCTGATTCTGCTTCCCCCCTCCGAAGGCAAGACCCCCGCAGTCCGCGGATCCGCCGTCGACTGGCCGTCACTGAGCTTTCCCGAACTCAACACCTATCGGGCCAAAGTCCTGGAGGCGCTGGGGACGGTCAGCGCACATGAGGATGCCCTCGCGCTGCTGGGCGTCGGCGCATCGCTGCAGGACGACGTCGAACGCAACACCCGGCTCCACGCCGAACCGGCCGCCCCGGCACACCAGATCTATTCCGGCGTTCTGTACGACGCCCTCGGCTACAAAACCCTGACGCCGGCGCAGCGGCGGAAGGCCGATGTATCCGTGCTGGTGATCTCGGCGCTATGGGGCGCCATCCGCTTCGCGGACAGTGTGCCCGCCTACCGGCTGTCGATGGGAACGGCACTGCCCGACGTCGGCCGCCTCGCCTCGTTCTGGAAGCCTCAGATTTCGGCGGCCCTCGCGGAGTCGGCGTCCGGGCATCTGCTCGTGGACTGCCGCTCCAGCACCTATGCCGCCGCCTGGACACCGCCGCCGGCTCAGACGGTGGCCGTCAATGTTTTTACTGAGGTCAATGGCGTGCGCAAGGTGGTCAGCCACTTCGCCAAGCACACCCGCGGCGAGCTGGCGCGGCACCTGCTGGCCCGGCGCGGCAATGCCCCGCTGACTCCGGGGCAGCTACTGAAGGCCACGCGCGAAAAATGGGACGCCGAGCTGGTGGATGGTTCAGTGCGGAAACCGCATGCCCTGAACATCATC